From one Verrucomicrobiota bacterium genomic stretch:
- a CDS encoding multidrug efflux SMR transporter, which translates to MHWLYLTLAILAEVAGTTCMKLSAGFTKFTPSVLMWLFYGVCFYFLTLTLKKVDVSVAYAIWSGVGTALIATLGVLYFREPISVLKVVGLLAIIGGVVALNISGGTH; encoded by the coding sequence ATGCACTGGCTTTACCTCACACTCGCTATTCTCGCCGAAGTGGCAGGCACGACCTGCATGAAACTCTCGGCTGGTTTTACCAAGTTCACCCCTTCGGTGCTGATGTGGCTGTTCTACGGGGTTTGCTTTTATTTCCTCACTTTGACTCTCAAAAAGGTGGATGTCAGCGTTGCCTACGCCATCTGGAGCGGCGTTGGCACGGCGTTGATAGCGACGTTGGGAGTCCTCTACTTTCGAGAGCCGATCAGCGTCCTCAAGGTCGTAGGGCTGCTTGCCATCATCGGAGGAGTGGTTGCGTTAAACATCTCCGGAGGGACTCATTGA